A segment of the Chloroflexota bacterium genome:
GCTGTCGCCAGGGCTCGGGGCGCAGGAGGGGGGCACGATCGCGTCAGCTGCCGTGCTAGGCAGTCCAGCGCCCGCTGACCGGGCCGCTTGTGATAAAATGAACAAGCCGCACGATGCGTGCATTCCTCCCCAACGACGGCTGTCACGTAGTGTGGCAGTTCACAAGGGTCCGGCCAGGCGCGACGACGTCCGCTCGCAGCCGGCGCAGAAAGGCATGGAGGCCGGTGCTCGTTCTCTCCCGTAAAGCCAACGAGACGATCGTCGTGGACGACGCCATCGAGGTGACCGTGCTGGAAATACTTGGCGACCGCGTAAAGATTGGCATCAACGCTCCCCGCGACGTGCCGATCGTGCGGCAGGAGTTGCTGCATCAAGGCCGGGACAATCATCGTGCCGCGGCACCGCCGGCGGAGTCGCCGTCTGCGACGACCGAACGCGACGCTTGACGCAGGTCCGCGCCCGTTGACTCGCTGCTCTTCCCTCCGGATCGTGTCCCGCCGCTCTAGGCCTGCGCCGCGCGTCGACCACGGGCGCACGGAGCGTTGCGCATGAGCGACGCGTTCACCCAGCTGCGCGAGAGCTTTCAAGCTCCGACCCCGGACGACCGGCCGCTCGCGCTGTGGCTCTGGAATGGCGAGCTGCACGAGGCGCGGATCGCGCGCCAGATTCGTCAGTTGGCCGACAAGGGGATAGGCGGCGTGGTGATTCGCGCCAGCCGGGGGCTGCGCACGCCGTACCTCGGCGATCGCTGGTGGGACACCATCGAATACGCGGTGGGTGCCGCCGCCAAAGCCGGGTTGTCCGTGTGGATCGGCGACGACTACCGGTCGCCGAGCGGGGCGGCGGGCGATCCCGGCGAAGCTGACGGACAGACGCCGTCGCAGGTGCTCGCCTCTGGCCCGGAGCATCAGGGCAAGGCCCTGGTCCGGAGCGTGCTTTCGGTCACGGGCCCATCCGAAGTTTCGCTCGAAGGCCGCTACCCCGAGGGCGAGCCGCTGGTGCGCGTGGCGGGCCGGGTGGACGCCGGGCAGGGCCTGGACCCCGAGAGCCTAACCGAGATTCCGGACGCCCCGACGTGGGAGTGCCCGGACGGCGAGTGGCAGATCTTCAGCTTTGCCGTGGCTCCGGTCGACGATCGAATCGACTACTTGCGCCCCGAAACCGTGGCGCGCTTTATCGAAGCCGCCTACGCGCCCTACGCCGAGCGATTGGGCGACGCCATCGCCGGCTTCGCGTTCGATTCGCCGCACCTGGCCAGCCGACCCATTCCATGGACCGACGACCTGCCCGAGCAATTCGCCGCGCGCAAGGGCTACGCCTTGGCGCCGCTGCTGCCGCAGTTGATCGTGCGTGCCGGTCCCGCGACCGCCAGGCTGCGCTGCGACTTCTACGACGTGGTGGCGGCGCGCTACACGGAGTGCTGGTTCGAGCAGCTTGCGGAGTGGTGCCAGGCGCGCGGCTACTCATGGATGGGGCACACGGAAGAGCACATCGCCGCACATCCGGCTCGCCAGGGCGACTACCTTCGCACGATGCGCGCCGTGCCGCTGCCGGGCAGTGACATGCACGGCTTCCGCAACGCCCGCCCGCGCACGGTGCAGCCTGCCGAGATCAAGCCCGCCGTATCCGTCGCCGCGCTGGCGGAGCGCCCCCGGGTTGCGGTGCGCGCGTTCGGCGGCGCCGGGTGGAGCGTGACCCTGGACGATGTGCGGCGGGGGCTGAGTCGCATGGCGGTGATCGGCGCCGACCTGCCGGTGATCCAAAGCTTCCACTACAGCATGGACCGCGCGGTCGCGGCCGACGATTGGCCCAACACGTTCTTCTCCC
Coding sequences within it:
- the csrA gene encoding carbon storage regulator CsrA, with protein sequence MLVLSRKANETIVVDDAIEVTVLEILGDRVKIGINAPRDVPIVRQELLHQGRDNHRAAAPPAESPSATTERDA